In the Xanthobacteraceae bacterium genome, AGACCCTTGAGATAAATCAGCATTTGCGCCTCCAGCAGATCCTCGGCGCTCATGGGCAGCGGACGGCGCGCGGGATCGGCGCGCGCGAACAGAGAAGCGATCCCGTGAGTCATCGACCAGATGTGCAGCGCCACCATCATGGCGGGCGGCCTGCCCTTCGCGGGCATTTTCGAGACGAGGATTTCTGCCGCGCCTCGAAGCTGCTGAAAGGAGCGGTCCGCCATTTCCCGCAGCTCGGCATCGTTACCGATAGCAACACCGCTCTCGAACATTGCCGCGTAATAGGACGGCTCGTTCCGCGCGAAGTTCAGATAGGCCGCTCCGATGCGGCGGAAGGCCTCCGCGGTGCTCGGCTTGCCCTCGCCCCACGCTTCACGAAGCCGTTCGGAAAAAAGCTGGAAGCCGCGCTTCGCGACATCCGCGATCAGTTCGTCGCGGTCGCGGAAATGACGATATGGCGCGGCCGGCGAAACCCCCGCCCAGCGCGCGGCATCGGCGAAGGTGAAGCCGGCAGGCCCCTTCTCCTTGATCAGTTCAAGCGCCGCGCGCACCAAATCCTCGCGCAGGTCGCCGTGGTGATAGCCGCGCGACCCGCGGCCCGGTTTCCAGCTCATGTGAATCGCTTTTACATTAGCCCCGGCGCGGCAACAAATGGTGCCACAGTGCAGTGCATGGACTGCCTCAGCCGCTCACTTCCACGCGAATACCGGCTGCTCGAACTCCGCGACACGCGTTTCGCGTCCCGCCACCAGTTCGCAGAACTGGTAGACGATTGCCGCGGTCGGAGCGTGCAGGTGCGTATGCGGCAGCCTGATGCGAATGACCGGACGCGGGCTTTCCGGAATCGTGACGAAGCTGACCTTCTCCTTCGCGGCGAAATCTTCCACCGCGATCCGGTGCGCGACCGCTACTTCTTCGGGGTTGAGCCGCATCTCTGTACTGCGCTCAGCCCAAACCACGACCGGCGTGATGAGATAGCCGGAGCGCGTGACGTAATCGTCGAGCGTGCCAAGGACGTCCTGCTCCGGAATGACGAGGCCAATTTCCTCCTCGATCTCGCGAAGTGCGGCCTGCGTCGCGGTCTCACCTTCGTCGCAACGTCCGCCGGGAAGCGCATATTGCCCGGCGTGGTTGCGCATCGTGGCAGGCCGCTCGGTCAGAATGAAAGCGGGCGTTCCATCATCGGCTGGAACCAGGGTGACTGCCACGGCGGCGTGTTTCAGTTTTTTATCGGCCGGGCCGGCGAGCCGCCGGAAGTTGCGGCAGCGCTCACTCACCAGTGATCTGAATGTGGAGTCGAACAGCAAGGACACGTTAAATACAATTCAAATGCGGAAACAGGATTCTACAAGTGCGAACCGCGCCATCCACGACATGCGCGGAACCGCTCACCGGCTGATGCGTTTGCGTTCTGGTACAGCCTGATCGGGAGAAACGCCATGCGTAAACTCGCCCTCGCCGCCATTCTTGCCGCCGCCACGTCTCATGCACTCGCGCAGGAGAACGAATTCTATGTCGTGCAGAATATCCAGACTCTCAAATGCCAGATCGTGACCGAGTATCCGGTCACCGCCTCGGCCAAAGTGATGGTGAATAATAAATTCACGCAACGCGAGGACGCCGAGACGGCGATGAAAACGCTGACCGTCTGCCGTTAGGCAGACGGTTTCGCCTTAGCGATTGAAATCGCGCGCGTAACGCGGGTTGATATAGCAGCGTTCGGTATGGTTCGAACGCGAGGCAAGACACTGCTCGAACGTGTAGGCCGCACAAATCGGAACGATCGACCAAGCATATTGCTCGTCACGGCACCAGAGGTCCGGCGGCGGCGACTGATAGCGCTGCGCATCGGCGACAGCGGTCGAAACGGCGAGCGCCAGCAGCGCTGCAGGGAGTAATTTCTTGATCATCGTCGATTTCCTTTTGGTATCTTGAACTATCTCTCGCGCGGCCGGGCCTGCGCATATTTCGGATTCATGTAGCAACGATCGCTGGCGCTGCTGCGCGCCTGCAGGCACTGCTGGAATGTAGCGGACGAACACACTTCGACTGTCGCCCAGACATTGATCGTGTAGCACCAGAGATCGGCCGGCGCACTCGCACTCTGCGCGCGGGCCTGACCGGCGAGAAGCGCGCCTGCAAGTACAAGGCCGCACAGAACCTTTCTCATGTTTCCTCCGACCGGCGGGATTTGCGTTAAGACCAAATCCGCCGCCTGCGGCCGGAACCTATAGCCCATCCCGGGCGCCCCGATAAGCGCACTGGATGGCCGATTTCCAAGGCTTGCCGCAATGGCCGCGCGCCCCTATGGCGGGACGATCCCGGAGCCGCCAGCCATGCGCAGATTCGCTCTTTTCCTCTCCGTCACAATCTTGTGTCTCCTTGCCTGGACGCTTCCCGTGCTGGCCTGCGCCTGCTGCTCCAATGAAGGCCAGCGTTACGTCAAAGTGGAGAAACTTGAGGCCCACAGGCTGGAGGTTTTCAAGCAGTTGCGCTTCGCAAAGCGGGCGCGGCTTTATCTCGGAGAAAGCGATCTGGGTGACGTGAAAGGCATCGAACGACCCGCTGATTCCTACGACCTGAGCGTCACTTTCACCGGCAATCGTATGCAATTCGCTTTCCGCGACGACAAGAAAAACGAAGGCACGCTGACCGTCGCGGTACCCGAAAGCATCTCGATTTTCGAGGTCGATCCACGCGAACCGGACGGCGGCAAAGATCGTGTCGGCCCGCTGCTGTATAAGGAATGGAAACTGATCGCGAACTTTTCCGGCACCGGCATCTTCAGGAGCGGGAACGGCGGCTATCAGAAGATCGCGTTGATCGCGCAGGGGCGAGGCAACAGTTGCACCGATGCGGAAAGCTTCACGCACTGGACGCTTTATATCTATGGACCTGCTGGTGAATATCTGCTCTTCGGCGAACTCGTGAAGCAGTAGGCAATCCTCTCGTGGCGAAGAAGCGCAAGCCTGCTCCCATCGTCGCCGCTGGTGGCGTTGTCCTCCGCGGCGGCGCGCAGCCGAGAATCGCAGTCGTACAGATGCGGCGAACCAAATCCTGGGTGCTGCCGAAAGGAAAATTGCGCAAAGGTGAGACGGCGCTGGAAGCAGCCAGGCGCGAGGTGCGAGAGGAAACTGGATACGCCGCCGAAGCGCACGAATATCTCGGCGCGATTTCGTACAAGAGCGGCGGCCTTCCGAAAGTCGCTAAATTCTGGCGGATGGAAGCGACAGGCCCGGCGCAGGAATTGATGCACGATATCGTTGCCGTGCGCTGGCTGCCGGTCAAACAGGCAATCAAAAAACTTACCCATGAGCGCGAGCAGAAATTTCTGGCTCGCATGACGGAAAAACTTCACCTACCATCCTCGCTCGACGCACCCGTTGCATCTCGCAGTCTTGTCGCGCGCCTGCTCTCTTGGTTGCGCGGCGAGTAAGTCGGTACCGTTCGGTTATAGGGGCCTGCCCCGGCGGCCCTAAGCCTGCTGGACGTTGAGCCACGCCGGGTTCCCGTCTTTGCTACCGTACAACTGCGTCAATTCGGTCGGGACCGCCCACGAAACCGTGTGCGCTTGGGCGTTGCATCGCCTCGCCCGTCCGTTCATCATCGCGGCAACAAGAAGGGGGAGAACAAAAACCATGCGCAAGATAACCGCATTATCCTTCGCCGCGGCGCTGGCCGCCACGGCCCTGCCGCCTGTTTCAGCCGAAGCCGCCCAGATCCGCTCGTACAAGGTCGCGAATTGGGACGTAGGCGTCTACACCGACGACAACACCGGCAGGTTCAGCCACTGCGCCGCCGCCGTGCGCTATCGTAACGGCTACCTGTTGCTGTTCTCGGTTTCCCACAACCTCGAATGGGCGGTCGGCTTCTCCAATCCAGACTGGCGCATGAATCCGGGCCGTGAAACCGAGGTCGAGTTCCGCGTCGACAGCTACCGCATCTATCGCGTGACCGGCCGCGCAGTGAACAATTCGCTGGTGCGCGCCACGCTTCCCGACAGCGTCGAGTTGTTCAACCAGTTCCGCTTTGGCTCGCGCCTGTATGCGAGCATCAGCGGCGGCAGCGTCGCGCAGTTCAATCTCACCAGCACCGCGGTCATGCTGACCGAAATCCTGCGCTGCGCGAACCAGAATAAAAATTATACCGGCGACCGCGGCAGCGACCGCAATCGAAACACGCCGCCTGACGACAATTACGGCAACCGCGGCTACGACCCGAACCGCGGCAGCGACCGCAACCGCAACACGCAGCCCGATGATAACTACGGCAACCGGGGCTACGACCCGAACCGCGGCGGCGACCGCAATCGCAACACGCAGCCCGATGATAATTACGGCAATCGCGGCTACGACCCGGATCGCGTAAAGCCGCGCAACAACGATGGCGGCACGCGCGATCGTGGCGGCGATCTCGGCGGCAACCGCAATGTCCGCAGCGAACGCGGCACCGGCGATCTTCGCGACCGCAACGACTTCCAGCCCGATCGTAATGTGGACAACAAGCGCGAGCGCGACACCGTCCGGCAGGCCAACCTGCCCGACGCCGCGACCGGTCCGACCCCGCAAACGCGCGAGGAAGCGGGCCGTTTGGCCACGAACATTCTCCGCCGCGCGAACATCTCCGGACAATTGCAGCGTCCCGACGAGCTGGCTCCGAACTTCCGCACAAAGTACGACGCGGTCTGGCGCGCGGATGGCACCATCGGCACGCTGCGCATCCTTGCCGGGGGGCGCGCCTCGACGATCGAAAAAATTCGCGGCGACGTGATTGCGTCCGATGCCGGTACCTGCAAGGGCAAGTTCGCTTCCGGCGCGCTGCCAGCGGCAGACAATTCGCGCTCGGTAACGGTCTTCACGTCCTGCGAAGGCGAGCAGAACTGGTCGGTCTACTACATCGCGGTCCCGCGCTCCGGCGGCGGCATCTATTTGCTCGGCGTGTTCGGATCGGGCGAAGCCGGCAACCGGTTGCAGAACCTGACCAACATGTATCGCACCGCCGCGCTCGAAGTGCTCGAGCGCTAAGGCGCATGCCGCCGCAACCGATCAAACCGGCTGGAAGCCTGCCACCCGGACTGCCGTTCTCCGAAGGCATGCAGGCCGGCAACCTGATCTTCCTCTCCGGTCAGCTCGGCACACTGCCGGGAAAGCTAGAACTCAACAACAAGACCGCCGAAGACGAATTCCGCCAGGTCATGGACAACGTCTTCGCGACGTTGAAAGCGAACGGCCTCGGCGCAAAAGACGTGGTGAAGTGCCTCGTCATGCTCGCCGATATGAAGGACTGGCCAGCGTTCAACAAAATCTATCTCGAATATTTCGAACCGCCTTATCCCGCGCGTTCGGCTTTCGGTGCGAACGAACTCGCATTCAATGCGAGAGTCGAACTCGAAGTCATCGCCATGCGGAGGGAATGATGGAGAAGAAGCCCCGGCACCTCAGGGACGGCGTGATGTATGCGGTCGCCGCCGTGTTGTTCGCAGTGTCCGCCGCGATCATTTCTCGCTTGCCGGATTTTCAACTCGCATTCTGGCTGCAAGTTGCCTCGGCGGTTGCCTTCGCGTTTTGCGCCCTGCTTTGCTTCAATAAACACCGGAAAGAGAACGCATGAACCTCGTTCTGATGTATGCGGCTATCGCCGTGCTAACCGGCCTCGCCGCGTATTTTACCGGCCGCGCCGGCGGCACCGCATTCTGGCTTTACGCCATCGGCTGCGTTCTGTTCGCGCTCGCCGCGGCCGGCCAGTATTTCAAGGTGAAGCAGGGAAAAGCCTGAAATCGCCGCCCTTTAACCGCCACGGCGAACCCCCTATATTCGGGATGCCGGAGCAATCCGGCTATGGCGATAAACGCTCGTTGTAATAAACCATTCGGACCCGGGGGCAGTACCCGGCGCCTCCACCAAAACCCGGCTCGCAGCGAAGGTTTCGCCGGGTTTCGGCGGGGGCGAAACAGGATCGACGAGGGTGTAAAGAGCGCGGCTTTCGCCCGGCATGGTTCCGCCGTTATCGGGCCTCTTATAGTTGCGAATGACAACTATGCTCCGGTTGCTCAGGCCGCGTAAGCGGTTTGATCACTGGGAATTAAGCCCTGAGGGTTAGCACCTTCAGGCGGGGTTCGGAGGCACCTGGCAACAGAAGCCTCCACTTCCTTTCGCGCAACTGGCGCACCTCTCCGGAATCGGGTTGAGTAGACTTATGACCTCCGACCTCATCCGCTATGATCTGCTCGCCCAGGACGCGCTGCGTGGCGTGGTGCGCAAGGTGCTGAGCGACGTCGCGAAAGACGGCCTGCCCGGCGACCATCATTTCTTCATCGCCTTCGACACGCGCGCACAGGGCCTGCGCATTTCCGAACGTCTGCGCCAGAAATTCCCCGAAGAAATGACAATAGTGCTCCAGCATCAGTTCTGGGATCTGAAGGTCGGCGAACATGCGTTTGAAGTCGGCGTATCGTTCAACGGCGCACCGGAGCGCCTGTTGATTCCCTTCACCGCGGTGAAGGGCTTCTTCGATCCGTCCGTGCAGTTCGGCTTGCAGTTCGAAGTCGCGGGCGACGAGAAGGCGCAAAGCAGCCCGGCGCAGCTTGCCGTTTCCGGCGGCGAAAAGCCCGGCGAGAAACCGCTCGCAAGCGCGCCGAAGGGTGCGGCCAGCGAACCCGAAGTGGTGAAGCCCGCGAAGGAAGCGAAAGCCGCCGAACCTTCCGCCGATTCCGCGGGTGCGGAAGTCGTCAGCCTCGACAAGTTCCGCAAGAAGTGAGTGTCCCTCTCGTCCTCGTCGTCGCGGTCGCGGAGAACGGCGTGATCGGCCGCGACAACGGTTTACCCTGGCGCATCTCCGGCGACCTGAAGCACTTCAAGGCCGTGACGATGGGCAAGCCGCTCGTGATGGGCCGCAAGACTTTCGAATCCATCGGCAAGCCCCTGCCCGGCCGCACCAACATCGTGCTCACCACCGACAAGGCGTGGCGCGCAAACGGCGTTATCGTTGCCGGCGATCTGGAAGCGGCGCTGCTCGCGGCACAGGAAGACGCGAAGCGCACCGGCGCCAACGAAATCGCAATTATCGGCGGCAGCGCGCTGTTCAGGGAGACGCTGCCGCGTGCGGCAAAAATAGAGCTGACCGAAGTCCACGCCTCGCCCGCAGGCGATACCTTCTTTCCCGCTTACGACAAATCCGCGTTCCGCGAGACGCGCCGCGACGGCCCGCACAAAGGCGAGAAGGACGAATATCCCTGGTCTGCCGTTACGCTGGAGCGGATCTAGTTCTGGATTTGCCGCTCGCGCGGCGCGCCGGGCGTCAGCGGCAACGGCGACAGGTTGAGCGGCGGCGGCACGGCGTTCGGCTGCTGCGGACGCTCCGACGAGCGATCTCGTTTCTTCTTGTCC is a window encoding:
- a CDS encoding TetR/AcrR family transcriptional regulator; the encoded protein is MSWKPGRGSRGYHHGDLREDLVRAALELIKEKGPAGFTFADAARWAGVSPAAPYRHFRDRDELIADVAKRGFQLFSERLREAWGEGKPSTAEAFRRIGAAYLNFARNEPSYYAAMFESGVAIGNDAELREMADRSFQQLRGAAEILVSKMPAKGRPPAMMVALHIWSMTHGIASLFARADPARRPLPMSAEDLLEAQMLIYLKGLGLEG
- a CDS encoding CoA pyrophosphatase: MSLLFDSTFRSLVSERCRNFRRLAGPADKKLKHAAVAVTLVPADDGTPAFILTERPATMRNHAGQYALPGGRCDEGETATQAALREIEEEIGLVIPEQDVLGTLDDYVTRSGYLITPVVVWAERSTEMRLNPEEVAVAHRIAVEDFAAKEKVSFVTIPESPRPVIRIRLPHTHLHAPTAAIVYQFCELVAGRETRVAEFEQPVFAWK
- a CDS encoding DUF3551 domain-containing protein, with the protein product MRKVLCGLVLAGALLAGQARAQSASAPADLWCYTINVWATVEVCSSATFQQCLQARSSASDRCYMNPKYAQARPRER
- a CDS encoding NUDIX hydrolase, which translates into the protein MAKKRKPAPIVAAGGVVLRGGAQPRIAVVQMRRTKSWVLPKGKLRKGETALEAARREVREETGYAAEAHEYLGAISYKSGGLPKVAKFWRMEATGPAQELMHDIVAVRWLPVKQAIKKLTHEREQKFLARMTEKLHLPSSLDAPVASRSLVARLLSWLRGE
- a CDS encoding RidA family protein, with protein sequence MPPQPIKPAGSLPPGLPFSEGMQAGNLIFLSGQLGTLPGKLELNNKTAEDEFRQVMDNVFATLKANGLGAKDVVKCLVMLADMKDWPAFNKIYLEYFEPPYPARSAFGANELAFNARVELEVIAMRRE
- a CDS encoding dihydrofolate reductase, translated to MSVPLVLVVAVAENGVIGRDNGLPWRISGDLKHFKAVTMGKPLVMGRKTFESIGKPLPGRTNIVLTTDKAWRANGVIVAGDLEAALLAAQEDAKRTGANEIAIIGGSALFRETLPRAAKIELTEVHASPAGDTFFPAYDKSAFRETRRDGPHKGEKDEYPWSAVTLERI